The DNA region GTTAATTCTGTTATTCCTACTAATACTGCAAAATGTAAATCAGGATTACCTTTTAAAGCTGTACCAAATAAAGTTCTAAAAAAAGATATTACTTCTGGCAATTCATCTTTATCAAGCATATCTATTACAAAACTATCGTACTCATCTATTAACAATATGGGTTTAATACCTTCTACTTCATGTATTGCCTTTGTTAATAACTGAAGTGATTTATCTAATTCAAATGCTTTTTCTCTTTTTTCTAATATATTTAATATTTTACTTTTAACTGCAAGAGAAATTTTTTCATCTTTTAATTCATAAAAATAGTCTAGTAAAAGGTCTTGTATTGCATATCTAACACTATCTAAATTTTTTGCTTCTCTATTTTTAAAATCAAGGTGTATTACTGGTCTTGTTCCTATATATTTCATTTTTTCTGTTTTGGCTATCTTTTTATCACTAAAAAATTCTAGTGCCTTTTCTTTTTTATTTTTATTAAAGAAAAAGTTTATTGTATCTAATCCAAGTGTCTTACCAAATCTACGGGGTCTACATATTAATACTGTTTCATTTATTGGGTCTCCGTAATTATTTATTAATTTATCTATAAGCATTGTTTTATCTACATAAAAAGTCTCTTTACGAATACTTCCTATACTAAAACTTGTCTTAAATTCTATATTCATAATACCACCCTTTCTTTTATATATTATATTCTCTATTCATATATATTTCA from Oceanivirga salmonicida includes:
- a CDS encoding AAA family ATPase — translated: MNIEFKTSFSIGSIRKETFYVDKTMLIDKLINNYGDPINETVLICRPRRFGKTLGLDTINFFFNKNKKEKALEFFSDKKIAKTEKMKYIGTRPVIHLDFKNREAKNLDSVRYAIQDLLLDYFYELKDEKISLAVKSKILNILEKREKAFELDKSLQLLTKAIHEVEGIKPILLIDEYDSFVIDMLDKDELPEVISFFRTLFGTALKGNPDLHFAVLVGITELT